The following is a genomic window from Bacillota bacterium.
TCTTGTCCGGGGTCTCAGAGAAATTCGCAATACCAGGCAGCTCCCAGAAATCACTGGAAATCGGTGTTTTGGTGGTAAGGCTGACCTTTTTATAACCGCTTTCCCGTAGCTCTCTGATAGACTGGATGCTCATGAGCTTACCCTCTTTTAAGATTGCCACCCGGTCACACAGCTTCTGTACCTCGCTGAGTACATGGGAGGAGAAGAAAATTGTGGTGCCCCGGTTGTTCTCCTCCTTCAGAATATCATAGAATGCCTGCTGGATCAGCGGGTCTAAGCCGCTGGTAGGTTCATCCATAATCAGCAGCTTAGGGGAAGTCATAATGGCAGACACGATGCCCACCTTTTTCTTGTTGCCCAGAGACAGGTCTGCAATCTTCCGGGACAAATCCAAATTGAGCCGTTCGGAAAGCTCATACATTTTCGTTTCACAGTTCATGGCGTACAGGTCGGCGGTGTATTGCAGTAGTTCCCGCACCTTCATGTTTTCATAATAGCTGTTCTCGCTGGGGAGGTAGCCCACATCTCTGGCAATGACACTTGCCTGACTCTGGCAGTCTAAACCGAAAATAGAAGCGTTGCCACCGCTGGGACGGATCAGACCCATCAGAGTGCGGATGGTGGTGGACTTACCCGCACCGTTTGGGCCAATGAAGCCAAAGAACTCGCCCTGATTAACTGTGAGATTGAGGTTGCTGATACCTCTGTGTTTCCCATAGTGCTTGGTCAGTTGGTTCAAGACAATAGCGTATTCACTCATTTTAAATATTCCTCCTTATAGAAATTGTTTTTTAGAATTGAAATGGTTTTTTCAAATTCATTCATAACTGTTTCAAAATCAAAAACGGCTGCGTTACGATAACGGGCTGCATACCCCTCCGCCATCACTAAAAGCATATTGTAAACAGGTTGAGCATCTTCGGGATTT
Proteins encoded in this region:
- a CDS encoding ABC transporter ATP-binding protein → MSEYAIVLNQLTKHYGKHRGISNLNLTVNQGEFFGFIGPNGAGKSTTIRTLMGLIRPSGGNASIFGLDCQSQASVIARDVGYLPSENSYYENMKVRELLQYTADLYAMNCETKMYELSERLNLDLSRKIADLSLGNKKKVGIVSAIMTSPKLLIMDEPTSGLDPLIQQAFYDILKEENNRGTTIFFSSHVLSEVQKLCDRVAILKEGKLMSIQSIRELRESGYKKVSLTTKTPISSDFWELPGIANFSETPDKTSVSFMYNGNITAIIDKLHLLHLDDVLLEEPSLEEIFMHYYE